The Hahella sp. HNIBRBA332 genome window below encodes:
- a CDS encoding SpoIIE family protein phosphatase, translating into MNSTLLTSHPGYDRLFYQSRPDLAAVGAARECAARFLVGKGVDNQRCEDMQLLVAEYFTNVVKHDAQADFIALDKRSGDGFVDLLLLDNGADLSSLFDAERNIEDLLSESPLHENGMGLTLIRSLAPHARYQRIVGKDGDFNSYCVRIKLTRAQPRIAVIDDDLTQLHLLQAYLSDAYEVISLEDPREAEKAIIEQPPQLILCDINMPHLNGLELRKRLAERAATRMIPFIFMSGCAPQQVQSSAAHLSIDGFIEKPMSKQRLQQTVAQVIKRSQDVRSTLNAELDNRVSSLLWSPIPERFSQIRISSGYRVAARGGGDFIFHRDSGDAFTLILGDIMGHGEQAKFFAHAAAGYLHGLCHATPHAASPGKLLNQLSHFVASSPLLARTGLTCLVIQLRPDSRRLTIASAGHPEPWLLSQGELSPIACGGMMLGLAHNYAYEECELDLPEDSVFIGYTDGLTEHGEGAVEDRESAVRTLLAANLKQYPQAPAQTQLDEALRATGSTLEDDATLLLLRASP; encoded by the coding sequence TGGTGGCGGAGTACTTCACCAACGTGGTGAAACATGACGCCCAGGCCGACTTTATCGCGCTGGACAAACGCAGCGGGGATGGTTTTGTCGACCTGCTGCTACTCGATAATGGCGCGGATCTGTCCTCCCTGTTCGACGCTGAACGCAATATCGAGGATTTGTTATCGGAGAGCCCTTTGCATGAAAACGGCATGGGCCTGACGCTGATTCGCAGTCTGGCGCCCCACGCGCGCTACCAGCGCATCGTCGGCAAAGACGGCGACTTCAACAGCTATTGCGTGCGCATAAAACTGACCCGCGCCCAACCGCGCATCGCCGTGATCGACGACGATCTGACTCAGCTGCATCTGCTGCAGGCGTATTTGTCCGACGCGTATGAAGTCATCTCTCTGGAAGATCCCCGCGAAGCGGAAAAGGCGATCATCGAGCAGCCGCCGCAGTTGATTCTCTGCGACATCAATATGCCCCATCTCAACGGACTGGAGCTGCGCAAACGACTGGCGGAGCGCGCCGCCACCCGCATGATTCCGTTCATTTTTATGAGCGGATGCGCGCCCCAGCAGGTGCAAAGCAGCGCCGCGCACCTGTCCATCGACGGATTTATCGAAAAGCCCATGAGCAAACAACGGTTGCAGCAAACCGTGGCGCAGGTCATCAAACGCTCCCAGGATGTGAGAAGCACCCTCAACGCCGAGCTGGACAATCGCGTGTCGTCCCTGCTGTGGTCGCCGATCCCGGAGCGCTTCAGCCAGATTCGAATATCCTCGGGGTACCGGGTCGCCGCCAGAGGCGGCGGCGACTTCATCTTCCATCGCGACAGCGGCGACGCTTTTACGTTGATCCTCGGGGACATCATGGGGCATGGGGAGCAAGCCAAGTTCTTCGCTCATGCGGCGGCGGGCTATCTGCATGGCCTCTGCCACGCCACGCCCCATGCCGCGTCCCCGGGAAAACTGTTGAATCAGCTGTCCCATTTCGTCGCCTCCTCGCCGCTACTCGCGCGCACCGGGCTCACCTGTCTGGTCATACAACTGCGTCCGGACAGTCGCCGCCTCACCATCGCGTCCGCCGGGCACCCTGAGCCCTGGCTGTTATCCCAGGGCGAACTCAGCCCCATCGCCTGCGGCGGCATGATGCTGGGGCTGGCGCATAACTACGCTTATGAAGAATGTGAGCTGGACCTACCGGAAGATTCCGTATTCATTGGCTACACTGATGGCTTAACAGAGCATGGAGAAGGTGCTGTGGAAGATCGGGAGAGTGCGGTTCGCACGCTGCTCGCCGCCAACCTGAAGCAATACCCCCAGGCCCCGGCGCAGACCCAATTGGACGAAGCCTTGCGCGCGACTGGCTCCACGCTTGAAGACGATGCGACTTTGTTGCTACTCAGAGCCAGCCCTTGA
- a CDS encoding sigma-54 dependent transcriptional regulator has protein sequence MKKRILLIEDSLSLASLYQNYLEAEGYMIVTVETGRDAIVQILREPPDVVLLDLKLPDMDGMDILKRIQQDDLPSTVIVMTAHGSIDIAVNAMQYGAFDFLVKPFDARRLQVTVKNALANNNLVKEVQGYREQFARRHYEGFIGESLPMQGVYRIIDCAAPSNATVFITGESGVGKEVCAEAIHNRSPRKQGPFVPLNCGAIPKDLMESEIFGHVKGAYTGALNNRDGAATQAHRGTLFLDEICEMDLELQTKLLRFIQTGTFQRVGGSQQETVDVRFVCATNRDPLQEVQAGRFREDLYYRLHVIPIYLPPLRERETDIKLLMESFLREYARQENKRFTRFTPEAVNIMMAHHWPGNVRELQNVIRNIVVLNNDDAVTPDMIPFHSRATTSPWPQRPSAPQLETVLSPETGQEDSPIKPLWLIEKEAIEQAIAHCGGNIPKAAAMLDVSASTIYRKKEKWEQD, from the coding sequence GTGAAGAAACGGATATTGTTGATCGAAGACAGCCTGTCCCTGGCGTCCCTGTATCAAAACTACCTGGAAGCGGAAGGCTACATGATCGTCACGGTGGAAACCGGCCGCGACGCCATCGTGCAAATACTGCGGGAGCCGCCTGACGTAGTGCTGCTGGACCTCAAGCTGCCGGACATGGACGGCATGGATATCCTCAAGCGTATTCAGCAGGATGACCTGCCCTCAACAGTGATCGTCATGACCGCGCACGGCTCCATCGACATCGCCGTCAACGCCATGCAATACGGGGCCTTCGATTTTCTGGTGAAGCCTTTCGACGCCCGTCGCCTGCAGGTCACCGTGAAGAACGCGCTGGCCAACAATAATCTGGTGAAAGAGGTGCAAGGTTATCGGGAGCAGTTCGCACGCCGGCACTATGAAGGCTTCATTGGCGAGTCCCTGCCCATGCAAGGGGTATATCGCATCATCGACTGCGCCGCCCCCAGCAACGCCACGGTGTTCATCACTGGCGAAAGCGGCGTCGGTAAAGAGGTATGCGCCGAAGCGATTCATAACCGCAGTCCGCGCAAACAAGGTCCTTTCGTCCCCTTGAACTGCGGAGCCATTCCTAAAGACCTGATGGAAAGTGAGATATTCGGCCACGTCAAAGGCGCCTACACCGGCGCTCTGAATAACCGCGACGGCGCCGCCACACAGGCCCACCGCGGCACCCTGTTTCTGGATGAAATCTGCGAGATGGACCTGGAGCTGCAAACCAAACTGCTGCGCTTTATTCAAACCGGCACGTTTCAACGGGTCGGCGGCTCGCAGCAGGAAACCGTGGACGTCAGATTCGTATGCGCCACCAACCGCGATCCCCTACAGGAGGTGCAGGCGGGACGTTTCCGGGAAGACCTGTACTACCGACTTCACGTCATACCCATCTACCTGCCGCCGCTCAGGGAGCGGGAAACCGACATCAAGCTGCTGATGGAAAGCTTTCTGCGGGAATACGCCAGGCAGGAAAACAAACGCTTCACCCGTTTCACGCCGGAGGCAGTCAATATCATGATGGCCCACCACTGGCCCGGCAATGTGAGAGAGTTGCAGAACGTCATCCGCAACATCGTGGTGCTCAACAACGACGACGCAGTGACGCCGGACATGATTCCGTTTCATTCCCGAGCCACGACGAGCCCCTGGCCCCAGCGCCCCTCAGCGCCGCAACTCGAAACCGTCCTGTCCCCCGAAACCGGCCAGGAAGACTCCCCCATCAAACCCCTATGGCTCATCGAAAAAGAAGCCATCGAACAAGCCATCGCCCACTGCGGCGGCAACATCCCCAAAGCCGCAGCGATGCTCGACGTCAGCGCCTCCACGATCTATCGCAAAAAGGAGAAGTGGGAGCAGGATTAA
- a CDS encoding diguanylate cyclase domain-containing protein has protein sequence MHPTNLWELPLPHLLAETDHEGAWIECNDLWREYSGLSASDSLGMRWIEVIHQDDISTVQRGWRSGIAAEVPFELKMRLQRSSDSSYRWHVCHVVPLNNEQGDIPNWLASFTDIQGDKAQQENGHSSVAKLQSEREMLATSNDYLLEVLREYRETEIRLEKTTEKLNQIVETQSHLSQAEIDMTAFMQLVTEKMLTVTPATGAVIELMEGDEMVYQAASGSVHQFEGLRLNLYDSLSGLCVTDRKALISEDTANDPRVNHEACKKVGAASIVVTPLYEEGNIIGVLKILSDTPHAFDHDDLKTLEMMAGLIGSAIGRKIRLQEKEDLLMAKSLTLMQMKQEEAQRKNIEAQLKASEMRIRRIIESSHEAFIAMNACGVITDWNPKAEETFGWTATEAIGSKLSDLIIPTGLRERHEIGMRKFIATGQGIVLGKRLELLALNNKGEKIPVEITISAISAQEQWQFCAFLHDISERKQIEQKLRHLAQYDSLTSLPNRALFYDRLNQAFARSHRNNALFALMYLDIDHFKAINDTHGHGIGDKLLSAFSHRIQLIIRESDTLARLGGDEFIIIAESIGDQSDAEHIAQKILWAMKKEFQLNEVNIQVGTSIGVALLPTHAITADGLVKMADKALYSAKKAGRNTYRVYEETSPATGKPDR, from the coding sequence ATGCATCCAACTAACCTATGGGAGCTGCCGCTTCCTCATCTACTTGCGGAGACTGATCACGAAGGCGCCTGGATTGAGTGCAATGATTTATGGCGCGAGTATTCCGGGCTGTCTGCGTCCGACTCCCTTGGCATGAGGTGGATCGAAGTCATTCACCAGGACGATATTTCTACCGTTCAAAGAGGATGGCGGTCCGGTATCGCAGCCGAAGTCCCTTTCGAGCTGAAGATGCGCCTTCAGCGTTCTTCTGACTCATCTTATCGATGGCATGTCTGTCATGTGGTCCCACTCAACAATGAGCAGGGCGACATTCCAAACTGGCTCGCGTCTTTCACAGATATTCAAGGTGACAAAGCGCAACAAGAGAATGGTCACTCCTCCGTCGCCAAGTTACAGAGTGAGAGAGAAATGCTGGCGACCTCCAATGACTATCTGCTCGAAGTATTGCGGGAGTATCGTGAAACCGAAATCCGGCTGGAAAAAACGACTGAGAAGCTCAACCAGATTGTTGAAACCCAGTCTCACTTGTCGCAGGCAGAAATAGACATGACGGCCTTTATGCAGCTGGTGACAGAAAAAATGCTGACTGTCACTCCCGCCACAGGCGCTGTCATAGAACTCATGGAAGGCGACGAGATGGTTTATCAGGCCGCCAGCGGCTCCGTTCATCAGTTCGAGGGGCTGAGGCTAAATTTATACGACAGCCTGTCCGGCCTCTGCGTCACTGACCGCAAAGCCCTTATCTCTGAAGACACCGCCAATGATCCAAGGGTTAATCATGAAGCGTGCAAAAAAGTCGGAGCGGCCTCCATAGTGGTTACTCCCCTCTATGAGGAAGGCAATATCATAGGCGTGCTGAAAATCCTGTCCGACACGCCACATGCATTTGATCATGATGACTTGAAAACGCTGGAGATGATGGCCGGCCTCATCGGCTCAGCCATTGGCCGCAAGATCAGGTTACAGGAAAAAGAAGATTTATTGATGGCGAAGTCTCTGACGCTTATGCAGATGAAGCAGGAGGAGGCGCAGCGAAAGAATATAGAAGCGCAGTTAAAAGCCAGCGAAATGCGCATCAGGCGTATCATAGAAAGTTCTCATGAAGCATTCATCGCGATGAACGCATGCGGCGTCATCACAGACTGGAACCCTAAAGCCGAAGAAACATTTGGCTGGACCGCCACAGAGGCGATCGGGAGCAAACTATCAGATTTAATCATTCCGACAGGGCTCCGTGAAAGACATGAAATTGGCATGCGCAAATTCATTGCAACCGGTCAGGGGATCGTTTTAGGAAAGCGCCTTGAACTGCTCGCACTCAATAATAAAGGCGAAAAAATCCCCGTAGAAATCACCATTTCCGCCATTTCAGCACAGGAACAATGGCAGTTCTGCGCCTTTCTCCATGATATTTCTGAAAGGAAACAGATTGAGCAAAAACTGCGTCATTTAGCCCAGTACGACAGCCTCACCAGCCTGCCCAACCGCGCTTTATTCTATGACCGTCTCAATCAGGCTTTCGCACGCTCCCATCGTAATAATGCGCTCTTCGCCCTCATGTATCTGGATATCGACCACTTCAAGGCTATCAACGACACCCACGGCCATGGGATTGGCGACAAACTGCTGTCCGCGTTCAGCCACCGCATTCAACTTATTATCAGAGAATCTGACACCCTAGCCCGCCTGGGTGGAGATGAATTTATCATCATTGCAGAGAGCATTGGCGACCAAAGCGACGCAGAGCACATTGCCCAGAAAATACTTTGGGCGATGAAAAAAGAGTTTCAATTAAATGAAGTGAACATCCAAGTTGGAACAAGTATTGGCGTCGCGCTACTACCCACTCACGCCATTACGGCTGACGGCCTGGTCAAGATGGCGGACAAGGCGTTGTATTCGGCCAAAAAGGCAGGCAGGAACACCTACAGGGTATATGAAGAAACCAGTCCGGCGACGGGAAAACCTGACCGTTAA
- a CDS encoding substrate-binding domain-containing protein has protein sequence MTRHLALTLAFLLFTADSSAEAMLIAVIGKTKNDSFYISSYNGCQRFAKAYPEVACIYDGPADFQDPRSQAMVVQKILKQGVDGLLISTTDSEHLVKRALDIAKSKSIPTIMFDSDLLPEHRSYRMAYVGTDNVDFGKALGDYAKKYRRPTGITEFCIQSGHPTTPNLNERIAGIRLALSEAGSASFSNNTLGWRENSRCPLYSEGKRDTAFFQLEQMITAYKPPPIIIAVAGFAQFSQDYIPRIKKYAPKIASNEVVIISADTEPLQLKALSEGLSTANIGQRPFEMGRLGAELLYRYIKHGETPEKEFYHLDYHYCTPENIDSCIVE, from the coding sequence ATGACCAGACACCTTGCGCTCACCCTTGCGTTTTTGCTGTTTACTGCCGATAGCTCAGCAGAGGCCATGCTGATTGCGGTAATAGGGAAAACCAAGAACGACAGTTTTTATATCTCGTCCTATAACGGGTGTCAGCGCTTTGCAAAAGCCTATCCTGAAGTGGCCTGCATTTATGATGGTCCCGCTGACTTCCAGGATCCCCGATCGCAAGCCATGGTGGTGCAAAAAATTCTCAAGCAAGGCGTCGATGGGCTGCTGATTTCCACAACAGATTCAGAACATCTGGTGAAAAGAGCCCTTGATATCGCCAAGTCAAAATCGATCCCAACGATTATGTTTGACTCGGATTTGCTGCCGGAGCACAGAAGTTACCGGATGGCTTACGTCGGCACTGACAACGTGGACTTCGGCAAAGCGCTTGGCGACTACGCAAAGAAGTATAGGCGCCCAACAGGGATTACAGAATTCTGTATCCAAAGCGGCCACCCCACCACGCCAAATCTGAATGAACGTATCGCGGGTATTCGCCTGGCGCTGAGCGAAGCTGGATCCGCAAGCTTTTCAAATAACACCCTGGGATGGCGGGAAAACAGTCGCTGCCCCCTTTATTCAGAGGGCAAGAGAGATACCGCCTTCTTTCAACTGGAGCAAATGATTACAGCCTACAAACCGCCGCCCATCATTATCGCCGTTGCGGGCTTTGCCCAGTTCTCCCAGGATTACATTCCCCGCATCAAAAAATATGCGCCCAAAATAGCCAGCAATGAAGTGGTCATCATTTCCGCCGACACCGAGCCGTTACAACTCAAAGCGCTATCTGAAGGATTGTCTACGGCTAATATTGGGCAACGGCCATTTGAAATGGGCAGGCTGGGCGCCGAGCTTCTGTACCGCTATATCAAGCATGGAGAGACGCCCGAAAAAGAGTTTTACCACCTGGACTACCATTACTGCACGCCGGAGAATATTGATTCCTGTATTGTTGAGTAG
- a CDS encoding DUF481 domain-containing protein: MERSSGVAFLSVFFPVFALMFSPVAAAEESASTSTAAASAQSAQDKTKSPLRKMLNMPDALTIGASASITSSKGQTDYDSRTYVVEASWTTTKNIISTYNQIQRSETGPQVLSDKKSSDNFWQYNFSQRYYLLSGYRYSTDEIQLVDKEHEVFLAPGFYPYRSQTCRLSTAAGALYLSQDYSETAILAGEDAHEESWRYGAYEAFDCALMGGVLSLSQSVIYSQNKDDSDDYRYRSMISAAVPMAYGLSVSVSYNVSYDNQPKFGVDKKQADLTTALSYKF, encoded by the coding sequence ATGGAAAGATCCTCCGGCGTCGCCTTTCTGTCTGTCTTTTTCCCTGTCTTCGCCCTGATGTTTTCGCCTGTCGCCGCCGCTGAAGAGTCAGCCTCTACGTCCACGGCGGCTGCATCCGCCCAGTCCGCCCAGGATAAAACCAAATCGCCACTGCGGAAGATGTTGAACATGCCGGACGCCCTGACCATCGGCGCCTCCGCCAGCATCACCTCCAGTAAAGGGCAGACCGATTACGACAGTCGCACCTATGTGGTGGAGGCCAGTTGGACCACGACCAAGAACATCATATCGACCTATAACCAGATCCAGCGCAGCGAAACCGGCCCTCAGGTGTTATCGGACAAGAAAAGCAGCGACAACTTCTGGCAATACAATTTCTCCCAGCGCTATTACCTGCTGTCGGGCTATCGTTATTCCACTGATGAAATACAACTGGTGGACAAAGAACACGAAGTGTTTCTGGCGCCGGGATTCTATCCTTATCGCTCTCAAACCTGTCGGCTGAGTACGGCGGCGGGTGCGCTCTATCTGTCCCAGGACTACTCGGAAACCGCCATCCTGGCGGGCGAAGATGCGCACGAGGAAAGCTGGCGCTACGGCGCCTATGAGGCTTTTGACTGCGCGTTGATGGGCGGGGTGCTGAGTCTGTCCCAGAGTGTGATTTACTCGCAGAATAAAGACGACAGCGACGACTACCGCTACCGCTCCATGATCAGCGCCGCCGTTCCCATGGCATATGGACTCTCGGTCAGCGTCAGCTATAACGTGAGTTACGACAACCAGCCCAAGTTCGGCGTGGATAAGAAGCAGGCGGATCTCACCACGGCGTTGTCTTATAAGTTTTGA
- a CDS encoding YcjF family protein: MAATATKEDTTETEVNVEERLADVRAMTRKYVLGSMGVGLVPIPVVDFAGLTALQLKMLHSMSKIYGIRFSQDIGKSLIASLVGSAAPVPLGISLASLTKVIPVIGTVLGATSVAIIAGASTYALARVFIQHFESGGNFLNFDPEAVRAFYAEELEKGKAYAENLGKDDKTAKPAGAKA, from the coding sequence ATGGCTGCAACAGCAACTAAAGAAGACACAACAGAAACGGAAGTGAATGTAGAAGAGCGTTTGGCGGACGTGCGTGCGATGACCAGAAAGTATGTGCTGGGATCGATGGGTGTAGGGCTGGTGCCGATTCCCGTCGTGGATTTCGCAGGACTGACGGCGTTGCAGTTGAAAATGCTGCACAGCATGTCAAAAATCTATGGTATCAGGTTCTCCCAGGATATCGGCAAGTCCCTGATCGCTTCTCTGGTCGGTTCCGCGGCTCCCGTTCCTCTTGGCATAAGCCTGGCCAGCCTGACCAAGGTAATTCCGGTCATCGGCACAGTGTTAGGCGCCACCAGCGTAGCGATTATCGCGGGCGCTTCCACCTATGCGCTGGCGCGAGTGTTCATCCAACACTTTGAGTCCGGCGGCAACTTCCTGAACTTCGACCCTGAAGCCGTTCGCGCGTTCTACGCGGAAGAACTGGAGAAGGGCAAAGCCTACGCGGAAAATCTCGGCAAGGACGACAAGACCGCCAAACCAGCCGGCGCCAAGGCGTAA